The sequence GCGGAACCGGACTTCTGCAATATCGTCTTTTATACGAGCGTCGACGAGCTTCTCACGCGCCACGCGCGCACGATACGAGAAGCGGATGCCGTTGTGATCGGCTCCTATGTTCCGGACGGAGTCACCATCATAGATGCTGTCGCGAATCTCGCACCCAAACGGCTTTGCTTCTACGATATCGACACGCCGGTGACGCTCGCAAAGCTTGAACGGGGTGACGAGGAATATCTTGCGCGGCGGCAGGTCCCCATCTTCGACGTCTATTTTACCTTTTCCGGCGGAAAGGCGCTCGATCGCTTGCGAGATGATTTTGGCGCGGAGCGCCCGCAGCCCCTCTATTGTTCGGTCGATCTCGACCTCTACCGCAATACCGGCGAGGAGCTCACATGGGATCTCGGATATCTCGGCACCTTCAGCCCCGACCGCCAGCCGACGCTCGAACGCCTGCTGTTCGAGCCTGCGCGAAAATTACCGGAGATGCGATTTGTCGTCGCCGGGCCGCAATATCCCGACAACACCGATTGGCCTGCAAATGTCCAGCACATCGAACATCTGCCGCCTTCCGAACATGCCTCGTTTTACAGCCGCCAGCGTTTCACGCTGAATGTGACACGCGCCGACATGATCGCCGCTGGCTGGTCGCCGAGTGTGCGCCTGTTTGAGGCGGCAGCCTGCCGGACTGCGATCATCAGCGATCATTGGCCGGGCATCGAGACTTTTTTCCCGCCCGGACGAGCGGCCGTCGTCGCATACGGTACCAACGACGTGATCTCGGCGCTGACGAATCCCGACGATTCCCGCCGCAGCAGGCTTGCCGAAGAAGCCTATGCCCGGATCGCGACCACGCACAGCGGTTCGGCGCGGGCCAAGACCTTCCTCGCAGCGATCGAGAGCGTCGCTCCGCACGACGTTTGGAATGAAGCATTCCGAACAGCACAATCTGGCTGAGCACCGAAAGGAGAAACGGCCGATGGCAGAAAGAAAGAAAGCAAATCGCAGCAAGGTGATTCTCGTTGCCGGCGGTGCCGGGTTTGTCGGGTCGCATCTTTGTACTGTGCTTGTCCGGGCTGGCCACCGCGTCATCTGCGTCGATAGCTATCTTACCGGTTCGCCTGCCAACGTGACGCACCTGTGCAGCAATCCGTATTTCACCGCTATAGAGCAGGACATCTGCGACGAGGTCGAAATCGACGAACCACTCGACCAGATCTACAATCTGGCATGCCCTGCATCGCCACCGTTTTATCAGGCCGATCCGATCCACACGATGATGACCAGCGTTTCCGGTACTCGCAATCTGCTGCGTCTGGCGGAGCGGAACGGGGCGCTGTTTCTGCAGGCGTCGACAAGCGAAGTCTACGGGGATCCGGAAGAGCATCCGCAGCAGGAAGACTATTGGGGTCACGTCAACTGCACCGGACCGCGGGCCTGTTATGACGAAGGCAAGCGCGCGGCAGAGGCTCTGTGTTTCGATAGCCTCCGCACCGGCAGCGTCGACGCACGGGTCGCCCGCATCTTCAATACATACGGGCCCTGCATGCGGCCGAACGACGGTCGCATCGTCTCGAACTTCATCGTGCAGGCACTGCGAAACGAGCCTTTGACGA is a genomic window of Sinorhizobium numidicum containing:
- a CDS encoding UDP-glucuronic acid decarboxylase family protein, with translation MAERKKANRSKVILVAGGAGFVGSHLCTVLVRAGHRVICVDSYLTGSPANVTHLCSNPYFTAIEQDICDEVEIDEPLDQIYNLACPASPPFYQADPIHTMMTSVSGTRNLLRLAERNGALFLQASTSEVYGDPEEHPQQEDYWGHVNCTGPRACYDEGKRAAEALCFDSLRTGSVDARVARIFNTYGPCMRPNDGRIVSNFIVQALRNEPLTIYGSGEQTRSFCYVSDLVDGLIKLMNRRPNPGAPINLGNPGEFTVMELADLVLSTVETSSRVVHAPPAPDDPQRRRPDISRAKTFLKWEPKVPLAEGLSRTILWFQKSLAMERPVHRVRRPARQPQPSILSQDL
- a CDS encoding CgeB family protein, with the translated sequence MSRPLDIVVLGLSLSSSWGNGHATTFRALLHGVHAAGHKLIFYERDVPWYASHRDLAEPDFCNIVFYTSVDELLTRHARTIREADAVVIGSYVPDGVTIIDAVANLAPKRLCFYDIDTPVTLAKLERGDEEYLARRQVPIFDVYFTFSGGKALDRLRDDFGAERPQPLYCSVDLDLYRNTGEELTWDLGYLGTFSPDRQPTLERLLFEPARKLPEMRFVVAGPQYPDNTDWPANVQHIEHLPPSEHASFYSRQRFTLNVTRADMIAAGWSPSVRLFEAAACRTAIISDHWPGIETFFPPGRAAVVAYGTNDVISALTNPDDSRRSRLAEEAYARIATTHSGSARAKTFLAAIESVAPHDVWNEAFRTAQSG